A DNA window from Nerophis ophidion isolate RoL-2023_Sa linkage group LG13, RoL_Noph_v1.0, whole genome shotgun sequence contains the following coding sequences:
- the LOC133564028 gene encoding olfactory receptor 2A7-like, with protein MENVSAVTMFTLSGLKFTYMQRMTLFVVTLLWYILILLSNISMIVVIVTDKTLHQPMYVFLCNLCINAVYGATGFYPKFLKDLLSTQVISYAGCMLQGYVIHSSSCCDFSILTVMAYDRYVAICRPLVYHTLMSKQRVSLLVFFSWFVPLYCMFMNTATLLGKELCGSHINKLYCVNWMVSSLACAPLNANGIVTAINLAIYFGHFLFILWSYLYLMRVCISSREMWIKFMQTCFPHLICLLTFAVTLLLDIFYMRFGSADLPQDPHNFMTILFLLINPVVNPLIYGFKLTGIRNRVLSILHFKKKMSTFAM; from the coding sequence ATGGAAAATGTTTCCGCTGTCACTATGTTTACGCTCTCCGGTTTGAAGTTCACATATATGCAGCGGATGACTCTCTTCGTGGTGACGTTGCTGTGGTACATTCTGATCCTGCTGAGCAACATCAGCATGATCGTTGTCATAGTTACGGACAAAACCCTGCACCAGCCCATGTATGTGTTCTTGTGTAATCTGTGCATCAACGCTGTGTACGGAGCGACCGGCTTTTACCCCAAGTTCCTCAAGGACCTCCTGTCAACGCAAGTCATTTCCTACGCGGGGTGCATGCTGCAGGGttatgtcattcattcatcatcttgCTGTGATTTTTCCATTTTAACCGTGATGGCGTACGACAGGTACGTGGCTATATGTCGACCTCTGGTTTACCACACTTTAATGAGCAAGCAGAGAGTTTCCCTCTTAGTGTTTTTCTCCTGGTTCGTGCCGTTATACTGCATGTTTATGAACACCGCTACCCTGTTGGGGAAAGAGTTATGCGGCTCGCACATCAACAAGTTGTACTGCGTCAACTGGATGGTGTCCAGCTTGGCCTGCGCGCCGCTCAACGCCAACGGTATTGTCACAGCCATCAACCTCGCCATTTATTTCGGACACTTTTTGTTCATCTTGTGGTCTTACCTGTACCTGATGAGAGTATGCATTTCATCCAGAGAGATGTGGATTAAGTTCATGCAGACCTGCTTCCCCCATTTAATCTGCCTTCTCACCTTCGCCGTGACCTTGCTTTTGGATATTTTCTACATGCGGTTCGGTTCAGCCGACTTACCGCAGGATCCGCACAATTTCATGACGATCTTATTCCTGCTCATTAACCCGGTTGTGAATCCCCTGATCTACGGTTTCAAACTCACAGGCATTCGCAACAGGGTTTTAAGTATTTTGCATTTCAAAAAAAAGATGAGCACATTTGCAATGTGA